One genomic region from Serinus canaria isolate serCan28SL12 chromosome 7, serCan2020, whole genome shotgun sequence encodes:
- the STK17B gene encoding serine/threonine-protein kinase 17B, whose product MSRRKLENKSLSGLLATSLHTSIKTDNFYNFYMLESKELGRGRCAVVRKCVAKSTGQEYAAKFLKKRRRGQDCKAEIVHEIAVLELMKSNPRIVNLHEVYETANEIILVLEYAAGGEIFDLCVPDLDDRIGERDIVRLIRQILEGLCCLHENNIVHLDLKPQNILLSSINPLGDVKIVDFGMSRKLENSNELRQIMGTTEYLAPEILNYDPITTATDMWNVGVISYMLLTQESPFVGADVQETYLNISQVNVDYSEETFSSVSQPAKDFIQKLLIKNPEDRPTAADCLSHSWLQQGELMLLCTPEEICSSSQLPGHTAKCSEEWSVKSSSSGSCSDKEDKENIPEDSSTLSKRFRFDDSLQYPQDFMTDFVC is encoded by the exons ATGTCGAGGAGAAAGCTGGAGAATAAAAGCCTTTCTGGCTTGTTGGCCACATCTCTGCACACATCAATCAAGACAGATAACTTCTACAATTTTTATATGCTTGAATCAAAAGAGCTAGGAAG AGGAAGATGTGCTGTGGTTAGAAAATGTGTAGCTAAATCCACAGGCCAAGAGTATGCAgctaaatttttaaagaaaaggagaagaggtCAAGACTGCAAAGCAGAGATTGTGCATGAAATTGCTGTCCTTGAATTAATGAAGTCCAATCCTCGCATAGTTAATCTGCATGAAGTCTAtgaaacagcaaatgaaatCATCCTAGTGTTGGAATA tgctgctggaggagaaatATTTGACTTGTGTGTCCCAGATCTGGATGACAGAATTGGTGAAAGGGATATTGTAAGGCTTATAAGGCAAATACTTGAAGGACTTTGCTGCTTGCATGAAAACAATATTGTTCATCTTGATTTAaag cctcaaaatattttgctgagcAGCATCAATCCCCTTGGTGATGTAAAAATTGTAGATTTTGGGATGTCTCGGAAGCTTGAGAATTCCAATGAACTGCGGCAGATCATGGGAACCACAGAGTATCTCG CTCCAGAAATCTTAAACTATGATCCTATTACCACAGCTACAGACATGTG GAACGTCGGTGTCATCTCATACATGCTGCTGACACAAGAATCTCCATTTGTGGGAGCTGATGTTCAAGAAACTTACCTTAATATATCTCAAGTTAATGTGGATTAttcagaagaaacattttcatctgtttcacaGCCTGCAAAAGACTTCATTCAAAAACTTCTCATAAAAAATCCAGA GGACCGGCCCACTGCAGCAGACTGTCTGTCCCATTCGTGGTTGCAGCAAGGGGAGCTCATGCTCCTGTGCACCCCTGAAGAGATCTGCTCCTCCTCTCAGCTGCCAGGACACACAGCCAAGTGCTCAGAAGAGTGGAGTGTAAAatccagcagcagtgggagctgcagtgacaaAGAGGACAAGGAGAACATCCCAGAGGACAGCAGCACGCTCTCCAAACGCTTCCGATTCGACGACTCGTTGCAGTATCCCCAGGACTTCATGACAGACTTTGTGTGCTAA